The DNA region GACTGCCTCATGTCGATGCGATGCAGCGTGCCCACGAAGTGCTCTACTACGTCGGTCTCGGCGAGGCGCGCTACCGGAACGTCGAGACCTACTCGATGGGGATGAAGCAGCGCATCAAGCTGGCCCAGGCGCTGGTGCACGACCCCGATCTCCTGTTTCTCGACGAGCCGACCAACGGCATGGATCCGAAAGGGCGCGAGGAGATGCTCGAGCTTATCAGGGACCTCGCGCACAACAAGGGCGTCAACCTGATTCTCTCGTCGCACCTGCTGCCAGACGTCGAGTACACCTGCGATCACGTCGTCGTGCTGCACCAGGCCCGCATCGCGACGCAGGGCCCGATTGACGAACTCAAGGGACCACGCGGCAGCGCCTTCGAACTGCGGGTCAAGGGCGATCGCGTCGCGTTTGCCCGGGTGCTCGATGCCGCGGGGATGGTGAGCAAGGCGGCCGAGGAAGACATCATGCGTGTGTTCGTGCCCGACGAGAAGGGGGCGCTGGCGCTGTTCCAGCTCGCGGCCCGGGAAGGCGTGCAGGTGCGTCACCTGCGGCCGAGCGTCCCGACGCTCGAAGACGTGTTTGCCCAGGCGGTGGGCGAGGAGTAGACCGTGCCCATCCACGATCAGAGTTACCGCCGGTACACAGGCCAGCGCTCGCCGAAGGGACGGGCGTGGACGGTGATCGCGTCGGCGGGTGTCAAGAACATGCTGGGGAAGAAGGCGTTTCTCTGGCTGCTGATCCTCGCGTGGCTGCCGTTTGTCGTGCGCTCGGTCATGCTCTATCTCTCGGCGAACTTCCCGCAGATGTCGATCATCTCGCCCTCGCCTGAGATGTTTCGCCGGTTCCTCGAGCAGCAGGGCGTGTTCGTGTTCTTCATCACGATCTTCACGGGTGCCGGACTGATCGCCAACGACTTACGCGCCAACGCGCTGCAGATCTACCTGTCCAAGCCGCTCGACCGCATCGAGTACATCGCCGGCAAGTTCGCGGTGCTGGCCTTCTTCCTGCTGCTGGTGACCTGGCTGCCGGCGATGATGCTCGTCCTTGTCCAGATCGTCTTCGCGGGCAACTTCACGTTTATCTCATCGAATCCCTTTGTGCTGCCGGCGATTTTCGTCTACACGGGCATCGAGACGACGGTGCTCGGGCTGGTCATGCTGGCGTTGTCGTCATTGTCAAAGAGCGCGCGATTCGTCGGCATCATGTATGCCGGCATCATCTTTTTCACGCAGGCCCTCTACGGCGTCGTCTTCGTCGTCACCCGGAACAGCGCCTTCTCATGGATGGCGTTGTCGTCGAACCTGATGCAGATCGGCGACCTGGTCTTCCGGCTGCCCGGCCGCTTTCAGGCTGGGGGGCTGGTGACGACGATCGCGCTGGTCGCCACGGTGGCGCTGGCCGCCTTTGTGCTCGAACGGCGCGTGCGCGGCGTGGAGGTGGTGACATGACGCCGCTGGTGGTGGCCGATCACATCTCGAAGTGGTACGGCCAGGTCATTGGCCTCAATGACGTCAGCGTGTCGATCCCGACCGGCATCACCGGGCTGCTCGGGCCGAACGGCGCCGGCAAGTCGACGCTGATGAAGCTGCTGACGGGCCAGCTCAAACCGAGCAAGGGCTCAATCACGGTGCTCGGTGAGGCCGTCTGGGGGAATCCGAGGCTGTTTTTCCGCGTCGGCTTCTGTCCTGAGCAGGACGCGTTCTACGACCGGATGACGGGCCTCGAGTGGGTGTGCGGACTGGTTCGGCTCAATGGCTACACCGAATCGGAAGCCAATGCGGCCGCGCGCACGGCGCTCGAGCGGGTGGATCTGGTTGACGCGGCCAACAAGAAGATCGGCGGCTACAGCAAGGGCATGCGCCAGCGCGTCAAGCTCGCCCAGGCCATCGTCCACGATCCGGAACTGCTGATTCTGGACGAGCCGCTGTCAGGCATGGACCCGATCGCCAGGCGCCGGACTATTCGCCTCGTCAAGGACTGGGCCAGGGCCGGCAAGAGCATCATCGTGTCGAGTCACATCCTGTACGAGATCGAAGCGATGACGTCGAACATCCTGCTCATCAACAATGGCCGCATCCTGGCCGAGGGTGATGTGCACAGCATCCGCGACCTCATCGACGAACATCCGCACACGGTGCATGTCCGCGCGGACCACCCGCGCGACCTTGCCCGCGAGTTCCTCACTCGAGACGATGTGTTGAGCCTCAAGCTCGAGCAGGAGGCGATCATCATCGAAACGTCGAAGCCCGACAGCTTCTATCGGTACCTGACGGAACTGGCGGCGTCGGGCCAGGCGGGCACGATTACCGAGGTCACCTCGCCCGACGATAACCTGCAAGCGGTCTTCAAGTTCCTGGTCAAATGAGCACCACGACACCCGACACGAACGTGACGCTTCCCACGGCCGGTCCCGCGATGCCCGGCCCCGCGATCCGGCAGGCTCCGCCATTCGCGACGGCGGCGCTCCGCGTGTTCGACCTGTCACTCAGCCAGATGCTCTGGTCGAGGCGGACGATCTTTCTGGGCCTCGTCGTCGGATCGCCGGTGGCGCTCGGCCTCATGCTCCGCATCCTCGATGCGTTCGGCTTTACCGGAGGGATTCGGATGGGTGGCGCCCCAGTGCCTGGGGCGGCGGTGTTCGGCAGCATGATCTGGCTTCTGTATCTCCGGTTCCTCGTACCCGTACTTGGCGTGTTCTATGGAACCTCGCTCATCGCCGACGAGGTCGACGACAAGACGATCACCTACCTGTTTGTCCGCCCGATCAGCCGGCGCGCCGTGTTGGTCGGCAAGTATCTGGCCTACGTCGTGACCACCGTGTTTGTGGTCCTGCCGTCGGTCGTCGTCCTGTACCTGTGCGTGCAGCCGCTCGGCCATGGCTCGCTGGCCGAGGGGTTCACGAGTCTGCTGATCGACCTCGGCCTGCTCGGCGTTGGACTGGCCGCGTACGGGGCCTTGTTCGCCCTGATCGGGGCAGGCATCAAGCACCCCCTCGTCACCGGATTGGTCTTCGCCTTTGGCTGGGAGCAGCTCGCGCTGGTGCTGCCTGGCTACCTCAGGAAATTCACCATTGCCTATTACTTACAGGCGTTGGTGCCCCACGCGATGCCGGCCGATGGGCTGGGGAGCTCCTTGCAGTCGCTGTTCCGGGATATCCCGTCTCCTGCCGCGAGCCTCTCGGTCATTTTTGCGATGATTGTCATTTTTCTGGCGATCGCGGGGTGGATGGTCGAGAAGCGCGAGTACGTTCTCGAACAGTAAGAACCAGGTCGGTGATAACTCGCTGATTCTGAGGGAACTTCCGTCTTTGGCCGCCGTATAGTCAGAGTAAGAGGCGAGGCACATATGACCGGAAAAACACGTTACTTCCTGGTTGGTTCGGCACTGGTCTTCTTTGTTGGCCTGTCGATTGGTCTGGTGGCCTACTACGGCGGCATGCCGCAGGGGCTGTTTGCCTCGAATAGCGGACCGGCGGAACTCAAGTTCGTCCCCGAGGATGCAGCCGTCGTGGCGTACGCCAACGTCAAGCAGGTGATGAGTTCGGACCTGCGTCAGCGCCTGCGGCAGTTCGGCGGGCCGACCGACGAGGGCCGCAACGAATTCAAGACGGCGACAGGCATCGATATCGAGAACGACATCGAGTACGTGGTCGCGTTCATGGGCAAGCGGCAGGCTGATGCCGCGGCCAACAGCATCAACGGTCTCGTGCTGGCCCGCGGCCAGTTCGACCAGGGCCGGCTGGAGGCGTTCGCGCGAGAGAAGGGCGCGACGATCGAAGACTACAAGGGCAAGCGGCTCATCAAGCCCAGCGTGAACGATGATAAGTTGGGCAACAAGCACGAGCGCGACCTCGCGTTGGCGTTCCTGGACAAGGGGCTGGTGGCGATTGGTGGCGACGCCATGATTCGTCGCCTGATCGACGGGGCAGGCGCGTCGTCGAAGACGGCTCGCGACAACGCCGAGATGATGAAGCTCATCGCCGACCAGCGCGATGCCAGCATGTGGGCGGTCGGGCAGTTCGAGGCCATTTCGTCCCAGGCGAAGCTGCCGCAGGAAGTGACGGACCGGATCCCCCCGATCACGTGGTTTGCGGCGAGCGGTCACGTGAACGGCGGCGTGCAGGTGATGGTGAAGGCCGAGACGAAGACCGACGAGGCGGCCACCAACCTGCGCGATATCGTTCGCGGATTTGTCGCGCTGGCAAAGATGCAGGCTGGTAATCGGCCAGAGGCGCAGGCCCTGTGGCCAAACGTCGAGATGGGCGGCACTGGCAAGACCGTGTCGCTGTCGTTCGGCGTCAGCACGCAGCTCATCGACGCGATGACACCGAAGAAGCGCGACTCCGGCGGGACGCCGAAGCCGGCGGCCCCGAAGAAACCGGAAACGTCTGAGAAGCCCGCAAAGTAGGAACAACTCGACCGGGGCGCGCCCTCGCCGCGCGCCCCGTTATCTTGACTATCGGGCAGCACTCACCTACACTTCCTCGATACCCAAGGCCCTTTTTCTCGCCATGCACTCGCGGCAGCATGTCGCGATTCGACTGTGAAATGCGCGCGCGTTGCGGCTTGGAGGCATTTCTGCCAGTGAGTGAAAA from Acidobacteriota bacterium includes:
- a CDS encoding ABC transporter ATP-binding protein, with translation MNMTDPPAGPVVQIEHLSVVYGKQPALRDVTAVFPAGAVGLLGPNGAGKSTLLKALLGFIKPTDGRMSVLGFDVAVSPSEVRARLGYMPEIDAHIPGMNAVSFVAYCGQLAGLPHVDAMQRAHEVLYYVGLGEARYRNVETYSMGMKQRIKLAQALVHDPDLLFLDEPTNGMDPKGREEMLELIRDLAHNKGVNLILSSHLLPDVEYTCDHVVVLHQARIATQGPIDELKGPRGSAFELRVKGDRVAFARVLDAAGMVSKAAEEDIMRVFVPDEKGALALFQLAAREGVQVRHLRPSVPTLEDVFAQAVGEE
- a CDS encoding ABC transporter ATP-binding protein; protein product: MTPLVVADHISKWYGQVIGLNDVSVSIPTGITGLLGPNGAGKSTLMKLLTGQLKPSKGSITVLGEAVWGNPRLFFRVGFCPEQDAFYDRMTGLEWVCGLVRLNGYTESEANAAARTALERVDLVDAANKKIGGYSKGMRQRVKLAQAIVHDPELLILDEPLSGMDPIARRRTIRLVKDWARAGKSIIVSSHILYEIEAMTSNILLINNGRILAEGDVHSIRDLIDEHPHTVHVRADHPRDLAREFLTRDDVLSLKLEQEAIIIETSKPDSFYRYLTELAASGQAGTITEVTSPDDNLQAVFKFLVK
- a CDS encoding ABC transporter permease subunit: MSTTTPDTNVTLPTAGPAMPGPAIRQAPPFATAALRVFDLSLSQMLWSRRTIFLGLVVGSPVALGLMLRILDAFGFTGGIRMGGAPVPGAAVFGSMIWLLYLRFLVPVLGVFYGTSLIADEVDDKTITYLFVRPISRRAVLVGKYLAYVVTTVFVVLPSVVVLYLCVQPLGHGSLAEGFTSLLIDLGLLGVGLAAYGALFALIGAGIKHPLVTGLVFAFGWEQLALVLPGYLRKFTIAYYLQALVPHAMPADGLGSSLQSLFRDIPSPAASLSVIFAMIVIFLAIAGWMVEKREYVLEQ